In Paenibacillus sp. G2S3, a single window of DNA contains:
- a CDS encoding alpha/beta hydrolase → MIEEMIRLDDICINVRYTLNHKVIVLFLHFSGGNLNMWKGIIPQFEQEYSIIAPDLRGHGKSDKPDTGYHIDDMANDVYLLLQRLQVTKCHVIGSSMGAEVGLSLAASHPELVLSLVCEGALYNEFGEYGLFNGTGEELEHKKQEIRAQLAERKERVFKNKEEYVEEERAEFTKHGLWNEYFESFFYHNLQQIPNGNYTYCYLNRVRTEYIQKYWDVKFEHYYQKVRCPILFLPSEEEWTDDKIRSSLHSFSSLVDVYEIEHVANSIHAYVWMQLPIAVGEISRRFISKHNALMTV, encoded by the coding sequence TTGATAGAGGAAATGATCAGGTTAGATGATATATGTATTAATGTAAGATATACCTTGAATCATAAGGTGATTGTTTTATTTCTACACTTTAGTGGTGGGAATTTGAACATGTGGAAAGGAATCATTCCCCAATTTGAACAGGAATATAGTATCATTGCTCCTGATCTCAGAGGACATGGCAAATCTGATAAGCCAGATACAGGATATCATATCGATGATATGGCAAATGATGTTTATTTATTGCTACAGCGACTCCAAGTAACTAAATGCCATGTAATAGGCAGCTCAATGGGGGCTGAAGTCGGACTCAGTTTAGCTGCGTCACATCCAGAGCTCGTTCTATCCCTTGTTTGTGAGGGCGCTTTATATAATGAGTTTGGGGAATACGGGTTATTTAATGGCACAGGGGAAGAATTGGAACATAAAAAACAAGAAATCCGAGCTCAATTAGCTGAACGAAAAGAACGTGTATTTAAAAATAAAGAAGAGTACGTCGAGGAAGAGCGAGCGGAATTTACTAAGCATGGATTATGGAATGAATATTTCGAATCTTTCTTCTATCACAATCTACAACAGATACCAAATGGTAATTATACATATTGTTATTTAAATCGTGTGAGAACAGAATATATTCAAAAATATTGGGATGTGAAGTTTGAGCATTATTACCAAAAGGTGAGATGTCCAATCTTATTTCTTCCTAGCGAAGAAGAGTGGACGGATGACAAAATTAGAAGCAGTCTACATTCGTTCTCTAGTCTAGTAGATGTATACGAAATAGAGCATGTTGCAAATTCCATCCATGCTTATGTCTGGATGCAACTTCCGATTGCTGTAGGTGAAATATCTAGAAGATTTATTAGTAAGCACAACGCATTAATGACCGTGTAG
- a CDS encoding DUF1349 domain-containing protein produces the protein MTVNLFVNETRKQLSWMNHPETWEFTDLDELTLIAPPKSDFFQDPAGKHFASSAPFLSTPVGTSFEMTTRISVNMRHKYDSGCLMLMMDHYNWAKICFEFDGQYPIIVSVVTREGMSDDCNSVQVAVDNPYLRITKQNHCVTFSYSEDGANWALIRYFGMKEGAECVAGVVGQSPQGEGCLVKFDYLSLSESKGESRF, from the coding sequence ATGACTGTAAACTTATTTGTAAACGAAACAAGAAAACAACTGAGCTGGATGAATCATCCCGAAACCTGGGAATTTACAGATTTAGATGAACTGACATTAATAGCACCTCCCAAATCAGACTTTTTCCAAGACCCGGCAGGTAAACATTTCGCAAGCTCAGCGCCATTCTTATCCACCCCTGTGGGTACTTCCTTTGAAATGACGACCAGAATTAGTGTCAATATGCGGCATAAATATGATTCAGGCTGCCTCATGCTTATGATGGACCATTATAACTGGGCCAAGATTTGCTTTGAGTTTGACGGACAGTATCCCATAATCGTGTCTGTGGTGACAAGGGAAGGGATGTCAGATGATTGTAACTCCGTACAAGTTGCTGTAGATAATCCATATTTGCGTATCACCAAGCAAAATCATTGCGTTACTTTCTCCTATTCAGAGGACGGAGCGAACTGGGCACTGATCCGATATTTTGGAATGAAGGAAGGTGCTGAATGCGTAGCGGGTGTTGTCGGACAATCTCCGCAGGGTGAAGGCTGCTTAGTGAAATTCGACTATTTGAGTTTGTCGGAATCAAAGGGGGAAAGCCGCTTCTAA
- a CDS encoding ATP-binding protein, translating into MLYIVVFIGLLIIVRWGWYNHFSLSNPPALKQGVLDLRGVDIESLSTFPLDGEWEFYPEQWVNATNIDNATKGQRLQVPGNWNAIFKPEEQKKAYGYGTYHLRILLDQPLSEPLSFWFQSIYTASEVEINGTVLSRFGVLSDEKEGHVSVTKSFLISYTPIDQNQMDLFVRASNYESPLKGGIVRSVEFGIQHEIDTVYWNSIGLQLIVGVLLLLHGLYLLIIYLMDVRKTELIIFFSMMVAAAVSIGVEHNGLLFRFLQVDFAWTLKLKVLSYIGFCLFLFLMGRELYGNLRKGKAFYSYIFSLLVFTLFIIFGPEETVLYSIEKEVYMILYYVPVCWTAYYFIKMVSIRAEGALFLLCSVLAVINNILWASVYYAGTSQFMFYPVDLIAALATFSAYWFRRYFNQSHQNVLLNAQLAETNKLKDRFLANTSHELRTPLHGIMNIAQSVLTRKKHVLDEESQRDMELLIMVSRRMSLMLNDLLDVVRLQDKRIVMNIKAVHVSSLAEGVLDMLRFLTGGTKVELSMHINEDLPRVHADEERLVQILINLVHNALKYTEQGKVELVAEQVGRDVWIHVTDTGIGMDEALKKRVFMRYEQGAYGEGGIGLGLSICKELVELHGSELLLQSQPGQGSKFSFKLPVVDERVQSSISEVQLEKDTITLSPFSAWITAETSTMVAATYSTKEVEPLSKVDSDSDIIRVLAVDDDSVNLKVLQNILSDGTYQMVTATSAREALDKLNHDRFDLIITDVMMPGMSGYELTRLIRERFTMYELPIILLTARSEREDVYAGFLAGANDYVTKPVDAMELKYRALSLSSMKRAVNDRLRMEGAYLQAQIHPHFLFNTLNSIMSLSDFDTAKMRELSDAFTTYLRISFDFLNAGKLVTLSQELKLVENYIYIQQQRFEERLHVEWEVDANLEMLMPPLTIQPLVENAVRHGVLSRAKGGTLRIHIETRADAVHFNIVDTGIGMDEAQVSKLLNPNGYKNQGIGLLNTDRRLTQLYGQGLHIQSIPGLGTTVSFIIPDKD; encoded by the coding sequence ATGTTATACATAGTAGTATTTATCGGTCTTTTAATTATTGTACGTTGGGGCTGGTATAATCATTTTTCGTTATCCAATCCTCCTGCTTTGAAGCAAGGCGTGTTAGATTTACGTGGGGTGGACATTGAATCACTAAGCACCTTTCCGCTGGATGGTGAATGGGAGTTTTATCCCGAACAATGGGTGAATGCTACCAATATCGACAACGCTACGAAGGGGCAGAGGCTTCAGGTACCGGGTAACTGGAATGCTATATTTAAGCCTGAAGAGCAAAAAAAGGCATATGGATACGGAACTTATCATTTGCGAATTCTGCTGGATCAACCCTTATCTGAGCCACTTAGCTTTTGGTTCCAATCTATCTATACTGCTTCTGAAGTGGAGATTAATGGAACAGTTCTCTCACGGTTTGGTGTGTTATCTGATGAGAAAGAAGGCCATGTTTCTGTCACCAAGTCATTCCTGATCAGTTATACACCGATAGATCAGAACCAAATGGATCTGTTTGTTCGGGCGTCAAATTATGAGTCTCCGTTAAAAGGAGGCATTGTTAGGTCTGTAGAGTTTGGCATTCAACATGAGATAGATACAGTCTACTGGAATTCCATCGGCTTGCAGCTAATCGTAGGGGTACTGCTTCTACTACATGGGCTGTATTTGTTGATCATCTATTTGATGGATGTGCGAAAAACAGAGTTGATTATTTTCTTCTCGATGATGGTTGCAGCGGCTGTATCCATTGGGGTTGAACATAATGGACTATTGTTCCGGTTTCTTCAGGTTGATTTTGCCTGGACGTTGAAGCTAAAGGTTCTTTCGTATATAGGGTTCTGCTTGTTCCTGTTCCTGATGGGTAGAGAGCTTTATGGGAATCTGCGGAAAGGCAAGGCCTTTTATAGTTACATCTTCTCACTCCTCGTTTTTACACTATTTATAATCTTTGGTCCAGAAGAGACAGTACTATATTCAATCGAAAAAGAGGTCTATATGATCCTGTATTACGTTCCAGTATGTTGGACGGCTTATTATTTTATAAAGATGGTATCCATTCGAGCTGAGGGTGCACTATTTTTATTATGTTCAGTGCTTGCTGTGATTAACAATATACTATGGGCGTCTGTTTATTACGCAGGAACCTCGCAATTTATGTTTTATCCGGTAGATTTAATTGCTGCACTAGCCACTTTTTCTGCCTATTGGTTTAGAAGATACTTTAATCAGTCCCATCAGAATGTGTTATTAAACGCTCAATTGGCAGAGACGAATAAATTAAAAGACCGTTTTCTGGCGAATACGTCACATGAACTACGGACTCCCCTACATGGAATTATGAATATTGCCCAGAGCGTGTTAACGAGGAAAAAACATGTGCTGGATGAAGAGAGTCAACGTGATATGGAACTGCTAATTATGGTTAGTCGGCGGATGTCGCTCATGCTGAATGATTTGCTTGATGTGGTGAGATTGCAGGATAAACGGATTGTGATGAATATAAAAGCAGTGCATGTAAGCTCCTTGGCTGAGGGCGTGCTGGATATGTTACGCTTCCTTACCGGTGGAACAAAGGTGGAGCTTAGCATGCATATTAATGAGGATTTGCCGCGTGTACATGCTGATGAGGAGCGATTGGTACAGATTCTGATAAATCTTGTTCATAATGCACTTAAGTATACCGAACAGGGTAAGGTTGAACTGGTCGCTGAACAAGTGGGTAGGGATGTATGGATACATGTTACGGATACAGGAATAGGTATGGATGAGGCATTGAAGAAACGTGTCTTTATGCGCTATGAACAAGGGGCTTACGGGGAAGGTGGTATTGGACTGGGACTTAGCATCTGCAAGGAACTGGTCGAGCTGCACGGGAGTGAATTATTGCTGCAATCGCAGCCGGGTCAGGGGAGTAAGTTCAGCTTCAAATTACCCGTAGTAGATGAGCGTGTTCAATCATCAATTTCGGAAGTTCAACTAGAAAAGGATACGATAACATTATCACCATTCAGCGCATGGATAACAGCTGAGACATCTACTATGGTAGCTGCCACATATTCCACGAAGGAAGTAGAGCCACTCTCTAAGGTTGATTCAGACTCTGATATTATACGTGTTCTGGCAGTTGACGATGATTCGGTCAATCTAAAAGTTTTACAAAATATTTTGTCAGATGGAACCTATCAGATGGTTACTGCGACTTCTGCACGGGAAGCGCTGGATAAGTTAAACCATGATCGATTTGATCTGATCATCACTGATGTGATGATGCCGGGCATGTCTGGTTATGAATTGACAAGATTGATTCGTGAGCGGTTCACGATGTATGAATTACCTATTATACTACTGACTGCTCGTAGTGAGCGGGAGGATGTCTATGCGGGCTTCTTGGCTGGAGCAAATGATTATGTCACCAAACCGGTAGATGCGATGGAATTGAAGTATCGCGCCTTGTCCCTTTCATCTATGAAGCGAGCGGTCAATGATCGGTTAAGGATGGAGGGTGCTTATTTACAAGCGCAGATCCATCCACACTTTCTCTTCAATACACTGAATTCGATCATGTCCTTAAGTGACTTTGACACTGCCAAAATGAGAGAGTTATCAGATGCATTCACAACTTATTTGCGCATAAGTTTTGACTTCTTAAATGCAGGCAAGCTCGTTACGCTGTCACAGGAGCTTAAACTGGTAGAGAATTATATATATATCCAGCAGCAACGTTTTGAAGAGAGACTCCATGTGGAATGGGAAGTAGATGCGAATCTTGAAATGTTGATGCCTCCGCTTACGATTCAACCACTAGTTGAGAATGCTGTTCGACATGGCGTTTTAAGTCGCGCTAAAGGTGGAACACTGCGTATTCACATTGAGACACGTGCGGATGCTGTTCATTTTAACATTGTAGATACAGGGATTGGAATGGACGAAGCACAAGTCAGCAAGCTGTTAAATCCGAATGGCTATAAGAATCAAGGAATTGGGCTGCTTAATACGGATAGAAGACTGACACAATTATATGGACAGGGCTTGCACATTCAAAGTATTCCTGGCTTGGGAACTACGGTGTCATTTATCATTCCTGATAAGGATTGA
- a CDS encoding ankyrin repeat domain-containing protein, with amino-acid sequence MDKLNQALLAATREGDKELITKLLTDGADIDVTDNEGRTPALIAVHTNQLDIFKLLLEKGANINIRDNRSDNPLLYAGAEGMLDFVKVSIAAGADTSIVNRFGGTALIPAADRGHVDIVEELLTSSDVNIDHVNNLGWTALLEAIILGDGGKEHQAIVQLLIHHGADIHIADSNGVSPLQHAQNRGYQKMVEMLMNKSSDSI; translated from the coding sequence ATGGATAAGCTGAACCAAGCGCTGTTAGCAGCGACTCGTGAAGGGGATAAGGAGCTTATAACAAAACTATTAACAGACGGTGCAGATATTGATGTTACAGATAATGAGGGTAGAACGCCCGCTTTAATCGCTGTACACACGAATCAACTGGATATATTTAAATTATTGCTTGAAAAAGGTGCCAACATCAATATCCGCGACAATCGCTCGGATAATCCACTTCTTTATGCAGGCGCTGAAGGAATGCTTGATTTTGTGAAGGTATCTATTGCTGCAGGTGCTGATACCTCAATTGTGAATAGGTTTGGGGGGACCGCACTCATCCCTGCTGCAGACCGTGGTCATGTGGATATTGTGGAAGAACTTCTTACAAGTTCTGACGTCAATATTGATCATGTCAATAATCTGGGTTGGACTGCATTACTAGAAGCTATCATACTAGGCGATGGGGGCAAAGAACATCAGGCTATAGTGCAATTGTTAATACATCATGGTGCTGATATTCATATAGCAGATTCTAACGGTGTTAGTCCCTTACAGCATGCGCAAAATAGGGGTTATCAAAAAATGGTAGAAATGCTAATGAACAAGAGTAGTGATTCGATATAA